In Ferviditalea candida, the genomic window TGTCATCACCATCAGTTCGTTCATGACATTCGCGGAGACATCCTTGATCAATCCCAGATCAATTCCCAATCGTACGTCCGACAGCCGTTGGGCCGCTTCTTTGGAATCGATGATTCCCGCGTGCGATAGAATACCGTATGACCGGCTTACCCGATCCATGATTCTGGGCCTCGAATCAGCCAAAAGCCTTTCTCTCGCTGCCCGTTCATGCTCGATAATCTGGCGCGCAACGCTGTACAGATTGTTGATGATCTCCTCTTCCGACTGACCGAGCGTAATTTGATTGGAGATTTGAAACCAGTTGCCGATCGCTTCGCTTCCCTCACCGTACAATCCACGCACAGCCAATCCCACCTGGTTGATCGCCGACAAAATTCGATTGATTTGCTGGGTCATCACAAGAGCCGGTAGATGCATCATGACCGAAACGCGGATTCCGGTGCCAACATTGGTTGGACAACTCGTTAAATATCCTCGTTTTTCGTCGAATGCATAGTCCAATTTCGATTCCAAAATATCGTCGATTTTACATGCCAGATTCCATGCTTCTCTTATTTGAAACCCGGGATAAAGCACCTGTATTCTCAAATGATCTTCTTCATTAACCATAATGCTGATCGATTCGTCCTCGCTCAGGATGACGGCGCCGTTGCGGGATTCTTCAGCCAGATTGGGACTGATCAGATGCTTTTCCACCAAAACCCTTCGTTCCAATTCATTAATGTCGGCCAGTTGAATGGTCTCAAATTTGCTGATGGAATGGAACTCGTCATTGTCTACACTATTCAGTATTTCATCGAGCACCGCCTGGGACTGCTGTCCCGTTGACATCATCGGAAAGGGATACTTTCTTAAGTTTCTCGCTATGCGAATCCGACTGCTGATGACGATATCGGACTCCGGGCCGCCTCCCTTCATCCATTCGCTGAGGGCTTGATTGATAAAATGACGCAACGACATTAGCCTTACCTCCATGCACCAGCGCTGTTTGACC contains:
- a CDS encoding protein arginine kinase — its product is MSLRHFINQALSEWMKGGGPESDIVISSRIRIARNLRKYPFPMMSTGQQSQAVLDEILNSVDNDEFHSISKFETIQLADINELERRVLVEKHLISPNLAEESRNGAVILSEDESISIMVNEEDHLRIQVLYPGFQIREAWNLACKIDDILESKLDYAFDEKRGYLTSCPTNVGTGIRVSVMMHLPALVMTQQINRILSAINQVGLAVRGLYGEGSEAIGNWFQISNQITLGQSEEEIINNLYSVARQIIEHERAARERLLADSRPRIMDRVSRSYGILSHAGIIDSKEAAQRLSDVRLGIDLGLIKDVSANVMNELMVMTQPGFLQQYAGKKLSADERDIRRAEMIRGRLVKNG